The Solibacillus sp. FSL R7-0682 genome includes a window with the following:
- the topA gene encoding type I DNA topoisomerase, whose translation MADYLVIVESPAKAKTIERYLGKKYKVKASIGHVRDLPRSQTGIDTENNYEPKYITIRGKGPVLQELKTAAKKAKKIYLASDPDREGEAIAWHLATALNIDIHSDCRVVFNEITKEAILESFKHPRPIDMDLVDAQQARRILDRLVGYNISPILWKKVKKGLSAGRVQSVSLRLIIDRENEIKNFEPEEYWSIDASFEKGKKQFDAFYYGNGKEKVKLTNEDQVKVILNNVKGTDFNVVNVVKKERKRNAAPAFTTSSLQQEAARKLNFRAKKTMMLAQQLYEGIELSKKEGAVGLITYMRTDSTRISETAKTEAISYIESKYGKEFVAQEIKQVKAKGNSQDAHEAIRPTSAMRTPDELKAVLSRDQLRLYRLIWERFIASQMAHAVLDTVTVDLQNNDVLFRANGSQVKFAGFMKLYIEGTDDQTEETNKLLPEMEVGDKVKSLEIEPKQHFTQPPPRYSEARLVKTLEELGIGRPSTYAPTLDTIQKRGYVQLDAKRFVPTELGEIVHQATFEFFPEIINIEFTAQMEQNLDAIEEGITRWVKVIDDFYKDFEPRVKHADEVMEKIEIKDEPAGEDCEKCGAPMVFKLGRYGKFMACSNFPDCRNTKAIMKLIDVKCPTCKEGEIVERKSKTKRVFYGCNRYPECDFVSWDKPISRPCPKCSALLVEKKLKKGVQIQCTNSDCDYEETPSQ comes from the coding sequence ATGGCAGATTATTTAGTAATAGTAGAATCACCTGCAAAGGCGAAAACAATTGAGCGCTATTTAGGAAAAAAATACAAAGTAAAGGCATCAATTGGACATGTACGTGATTTACCGCGTAGTCAAACGGGCATCGATACCGAAAATAATTATGAACCAAAGTATATTACGATTCGCGGGAAAGGTCCCGTTTTACAAGAATTAAAAACAGCAGCGAAAAAGGCAAAAAAAATATATCTTGCATCCGACCCCGACCGTGAAGGGGAAGCGATTGCTTGGCACTTGGCTACAGCATTAAATATCGATATTCATTCGGATTGTCGTGTCGTATTCAATGAAATTACAAAAGAGGCAATTTTAGAGAGCTTTAAGCATCCACGCCCAATCGATATGGATTTAGTAGATGCGCAACAAGCACGACGAATTTTAGACCGTTTAGTGGGCTATAATATTAGTCCGATTTTATGGAAAAAAGTAAAAAAAGGATTGTCAGCTGGTCGTGTTCAATCTGTTTCACTTCGTTTAATTATTGATCGTGAAAACGAGATTAAAAACTTCGAGCCCGAAGAATACTGGTCAATTGATGCATCTTTTGAAAAAGGGAAAAAACAATTTGATGCATTTTACTATGGGAATGGTAAAGAAAAAGTAAAATTAACGAATGAAGACCAAGTAAAGGTTATTTTAAATAATGTTAAGGGAACTGATTTCAATGTAGTAAATGTTGTGAAAAAAGAACGTAAGCGAAATGCAGCACCAGCTTTTACAACGTCATCACTACAACAAGAAGCAGCTCGTAAGTTAAATTTCCGCGCGAAAAAGACGATGATGCTTGCTCAACAGCTTTACGAGGGGATTGAGTTAAGCAAAAAAGAAGGTGCAGTCGGGTTAATTACGTATATGCGTACCGATTCAACACGTATTTCAGAAACAGCAAAAACGGAAGCAATTTCATATATTGAGAGCAAGTATGGGAAAGAATTTGTTGCTCAAGAAATTAAACAGGTTAAAGCGAAGGGGAATTCACAAGATGCCCACGAAGCAATTCGTCCAACAAGTGCAATGCGCACACCTGATGAATTAAAAGCTGTATTAAGTCGTGACCAATTACGTCTATACCGTTTAATTTGGGAGCGCTTTATCGCAAGTCAAATGGCACATGCTGTATTAGATACGGTAACGGTAGACTTACAAAATAATGATGTATTATTCCGCGCGAACGGTTCACAAGTGAAATTTGCTGGATTTATGAAACTTTATATCGAAGGAACAGATGATCAAACAGAAGAAACGAATAAACTGTTGCCGGAAATGGAAGTTGGCGATAAAGTAAAATCTCTTGAAATTGAACCAAAGCAACATTTTACACAGCCACCACCTCGCTATTCGGAAGCACGTTTAGTGAAAACGTTAGAAGAGCTAGGTATAGGGCGTCCATCAACATACGCACCAACACTTGATACGATTCAAAAGCGCGGCTACGTTCAGCTTGATGCAAAACGTTTCGTTCCAACTGAGCTAGGTGAAATTGTTCATCAAGCGACGTTCGAGTTTTTCCCAGAAATTATTAACATTGAGTTTACAGCGCAAATGGAGCAAAACTTAGATGCTATTGAAGAAGGAATAACTCGTTGGGTAAAAGTAATTGATGATTTTTATAAAGACTTTGAGCCACGTGTAAAACATGCGGATGAAGTAATGGAAAAAATTGAAATTAAGGATGAGCCTGCGGGAGAAGACTGTGAAAAATGCGGTGCACCAATGGTATTTAAATTAGGGCGCTATGGAAAGTTTATGGCTTGTTCGAACTTCCCAGATTGCCGTAATACGAAGGCAATTATGAAATTAATTGATGTCAAATGTCCAACTTGTAAAGAAGGGGAAATCGTAGAGCGCAAGTCAAAAACAAAGCGTGTTTTCTACGGCTGTAACCGCTATCCAGAATGCGACTTCGTATCATGGGATAAGCCGATTAGTAGACCTTGTCCGAAATGTAGTGCATTATTAGTAGAGAAGAAATTGAAAAAAGGTGTTCAAATTCAGTGTACAAACAGTGATTGTGACTACGAAGAAACACCATCACAATAA
- the dprA gene encoding DNA-processing protein DprA codes for MTNSFYQKLLIFHYIFPQSWHKIQQILIQIGDFDELLNYSNETVAKSLNINIERATLIKTHYKQMRHTSMESYYRQYCIKAIPYGSEMYPSALMTLYDPPAVLYVKGDSSLLMANNKMAVIGSRAATVYSEQVLKFLLPPLINEQFVIVSGLAKGADRIAHESTIQLGGKTIGVLGHGFFHIYPKENEVLAKKMAQDHLLLTEYPPYVGIQKWHFPARNRIISGLSQGLLVTEAALKSGTLITTELALEQGKDVFVVPGNIFSKQSFGTNKLIKEGAILVWNGHQILEEMQMFSSFR; via the coding sequence ATGACAAATTCTTTTTATCAAAAATTACTTATATTCCATTATATTTTCCCCCAATCGTGGCATAAAATCCAACAAATACTTATACAAATTGGCGATTTTGATGAACTGTTAAATTATTCAAATGAGACGGTAGCAAAGTCCCTTAACATAAATATTGAAAGGGCAACACTAATAAAAACGCATTATAAACAAATGCGACATACTTCTATGGAATCGTACTATCGTCAATATTGTATCAAAGCAATCCCATATGGGAGTGAAATGTACCCGAGCGCATTAATGACGTTATATGATCCTCCAGCGGTGCTTTATGTTAAGGGAGATAGTAGCTTATTAATGGCGAATAATAAAATGGCTGTTATAGGTTCCCGAGCTGCAACTGTTTATAGTGAACAAGTATTGAAGTTTTTACTACCACCATTAATAAATGAACAATTTGTCATAGTTAGCGGTTTAGCAAAAGGTGCAGATCGAATTGCCCATGAGTCAACAATTCAATTAGGAGGAAAAACAATTGGTGTACTAGGACACGGTTTTTTTCACATTTATCCGAAAGAAAATGAAGTGCTCGCTAAAAAGATGGCACAAGATCATTTGCTTTTAACAGAATACCCTCCTTATGTTGGTATTCAAAAATGGCATTTTCCTGCGCGTAATCGTATTATTAGTGGCCTAAGTCAAGGATTACTTGTAACGGAAGCAGCGTTGAAAAGTGGTACGCTCATCACAACAGAACTAGCTCTTGAGCAAGGGAAAGATGTATTTGTCGTACCAGGAAATATTTTTTCTAAGCAATCGTTCGGGACAAATAAATTAATAAAAGAAGGAGCAATTTTAGTATGGAATGGACATCAAATTCTTGAGGAAATGCAAATGTTTTCAAGTTTTCGTTGA
- the sucD gene encoding succinate--CoA ligase subunit alpha, with protein MSVFINKDTKVIVQGITGETALFHTKQMLEYGTKIVAGVTPGKGGLEIEGVPVFNTVAEAVDATGANVSVIYVPAPFAADAIIEAVDAELDMAICITEHIPVLDMVKVKRYMEGKKTRLVGPNCPGVITADECKIGIMPGYIHTKGHVGVVSRSGTLTYEAVHQLSQSGIGQTTAVGIGGDPVNGTNFIDCLKAFNEDPETYAVVMIGEIGGTAEEEAAEWIQANMTKPVVGFIGGQTAPPGKRMGHAGAIISGGKGTAAEKIKAMNAAGIEVAPTPSVIGETLIKVIKEKGLYEACKTH; from the coding sequence ATGAGCGTGTTCATTAACAAAGATACAAAAGTAATTGTACAAGGTATTACTGGGGAAACAGCCCTATTCCATACAAAGCAAATGCTAGAATATGGGACAAAAATTGTTGCTGGTGTAACACCAGGTAAAGGTGGCCTTGAAATCGAAGGTGTACCAGTATTCAATACAGTAGCTGAAGCAGTTGATGCAACGGGAGCTAATGTGTCTGTCATTTATGTTCCAGCGCCATTTGCAGCTGACGCTATTATTGAAGCAGTTGATGCAGAGCTTGATATGGCAATCTGTATAACAGAGCATATCCCTGTACTAGATATGGTAAAAGTAAAGCGTTATATGGAAGGCAAAAAGACACGATTAGTAGGACCAAACTGTCCAGGTGTTATTACAGCTGATGAATGTAAGATTGGTATTATGCCAGGATATATTCATACGAAAGGTCACGTAGGTGTCGTATCTCGTTCAGGAACATTGACGTATGAAGCAGTACATCAATTATCACAATCAGGTATCGGTCAAACGACAGCGGTGGGTATTGGTGGTGACCCAGTAAACGGTACAAACTTTATCGACTGTTTAAAAGCATTCAATGAAGATCCAGAAACATATGCAGTTGTAATGATTGGTGAAATTGGTGGTACAGCGGAAGAAGAAGCCGCAGAGTGGATCCAAGCAAATATGACTAAGCCAGTTGTTGGGTTTATCGGTGGGCAAACAGCACCTCCAGGGAAGCGTATGGGACATGCAGGCGCAATTATTTCAGGTGGTAAAGGTACAGCTGCTGAAAAAATTAAAGCAATGAATGCTGCAGGAATTGAAGTAGCTCCAACACCTTCAGTAATTGGTGAAACACTAATTAAAGTAATTAAAGAAAAAGGGCTATACGAAGCTTGTAAAACGCATTAA
- the sucC gene encoding ADP-forming succinate--CoA ligase subunit beta, whose amino-acid sequence MNIHEYQGKEILRKYGVAVPKGSVAFSPDEAVKVAKELGTNVTVVKAQIHAGGRGKAGGVKIAKNLDEVRSYAKELLGKILVTHQTGPEGKEVKRLYIEEGSDIKKEYYLSLVLDRATSRVTMMGSEEGGMDIEEVAESNPEKIFKEVIDPVTGLMPFQARRMAFNMNIPSNLVNKAVALMLGIYKAFIDKDASTVEINPLVVTGDDKVVALDAKFNFDSNALYRQKDIVELRDFDEEDPKEIEASKYDLSYISLDGNIGCMVNGAGLAMATMDTISYYGGTPANFLDVGGGATAEKVTEAFKIILSDKNVKGIFVNIFGGIMKCDIIAKGVITAAKEVGLAVPLVVRLEGTNVELGKKLLNESGLNIVAADSMADGAQKIVKLVEAEGGVMA is encoded by the coding sequence ATGAATATCCATGAGTATCAAGGGAAAGAAATATTAAGAAAATATGGTGTAGCTGTTCCAAAGGGGAGTGTAGCATTTTCACCAGATGAAGCAGTAAAGGTAGCAAAGGAATTAGGTACGAATGTTACAGTAGTTAAAGCACAAATTCATGCAGGTGGTCGCGGTAAAGCTGGCGGCGTTAAAATTGCGAAAAATCTAGATGAAGTACGTTCTTATGCAAAAGAATTATTAGGTAAAATTTTAGTAACTCATCAAACAGGTCCTGAAGGGAAAGAAGTTAAACGACTTTATATAGAAGAAGGTTCTGATATAAAAAAAGAGTATTACTTAAGTTTAGTACTTGACCGTGCGACTTCACGTGTAACGATGATGGGATCTGAAGAAGGCGGCATGGATATTGAAGAAGTTGCTGAATCAAATCCTGAAAAAATCTTCAAAGAAGTAATCGACCCTGTGACAGGCTTAATGCCTTTCCAAGCACGTCGCATGGCATTCAATATGAATATTCCTTCAAATTTAGTAAACAAAGCAGTTGCTTTAATGCTAGGAATATATAAAGCATTTATCGATAAAGATGCATCAACAGTAGAAATTAATCCACTTGTTGTAACAGGCGATGACAAAGTAGTGGCATTAGATGCGAAATTTAACTTTGATTCTAATGCATTATATCGTCAAAAAGATATTGTAGAATTACGTGATTTTGATGAAGAGGATCCAAAAGAAATCGAAGCATCTAAATATGATTTAAGTTATATTTCTTTAGATGGAAATATTGGCTGTATGGTTAATGGTGCTGGTCTTGCTATGGCAACAATGGATACGATTAGTTATTATGGCGGAACACCTGCTAACTTCCTAGATGTAGGGGGCGGTGCAACGGCAGAAAAAGTAACAGAAGCATTTAAAATTATTTTATCCGACAAAAATGTAAAAGGAATTTTTGTTAATATTTTCGGTGGTATTATGAAGTGTGACATCATTGCTAAAGGGGTTATTACTGCGGCAAAAGAGGTTGGCTTAGCTGTACCATTAGTTGTTCGTTTAGAAGGAACAAACGTAGAATTAGGTAAAAAATTATTAAATGAATCAGGTTTAAACATCGTAGCAGCCGATTCAATGGCGGATGGCGCACAAAAAATCGTGAAATTAGTTGAAGCTGAAGGCGGGGTTATGGCATGA
- a CDS encoding EscU/YscU/HrcU family type III secretion system export apparatus switch protein, with amino-acid sequence MSEKKYVRKEAIALSYDSAKSNGPTIVAKGKGKIAENILEQASLHEVPVYEDPNLIELLGQLDLNTSIPEELYQAVAEVFAFIYHLDEKHKVSLDEKNSKLLK; translated from the coding sequence ATGAGCGAGAAAAAATACGTACGGAAAGAGGCAATTGCACTATCCTATGATTCGGCAAAAAGTAATGGTCCGACAATTGTGGCGAAAGGGAAGGGGAAAATTGCCGAAAATATTTTAGAGCAAGCATCTCTTCACGAAGTACCAGTTTACGAGGATCCCAATCTTATTGAGTTATTGGGGCAACTAGATTTAAACACCTCTATACCTGAAGAATTATATCAAGCGGTCGCAGAAGTATTTGCATTTATTTATCATTTAGATGAAAAGCATAAAGTATCATTAGACGAGAAGAACAGTAAACTTTTAAAGTAG
- a CDS encoding ribonuclease HII — translation MKTIKEITVALKEAQQVEPWMVEIEQDERNGVIKAWTQFQKRLDKIEQQRVKHLEKLDFDASYLPRPDAFIAGTDEAGRGPLAGPVVTAAVILPNYCEALLGVNDSKQLSKEKRNEYADLIKEHALYYSIHFQSADEIDRLNIYEATRQSMLKSIEGLEVTPDFILADAMTLHTNIPQASIIKGDAQSLAIAAASILAKTARDHYMEDLDGKYPEYGFAQHSGYGTKQHLEALQQFGPTIHHRRTFEPIKTMIEKRE, via the coding sequence ATGAAGACAATTAAAGAAATTACAGTAGCTTTAAAAGAGGCACAGCAAGTAGAGCCTTGGATGGTAGAAATTGAACAGGATGAACGAAACGGTGTTATAAAAGCATGGACACAGTTTCAAAAACGCCTTGATAAAATCGAACAACAGCGAGTGAAACATCTTGAAAAACTTGATTTTGATGCATCTTATTTGCCACGTCCTGATGCGTTTATTGCTGGTACAGATGAGGCCGGCCGCGGTCCATTAGCAGGGCCAGTTGTTACGGCGGCGGTCATTTTGCCAAATTATTGTGAAGCCTTATTAGGGGTAAATGATTCGAAGCAATTATCAAAAGAAAAGCGCAACGAATATGCAGATCTTATAAAAGAACATGCATTGTATTATTCGATTCATTTCCAAAGTGCCGATGAAATTGATCGACTTAATATATATGAGGCTACTCGACAATCCATGTTAAAAAGTATTGAAGGGTTAGAAGTGACACCCGATTTTATTTTAGCGGATGCGATGACACTTCACACAAATATTCCGCAAGCATCGATTATTAAAGGAGATGCACAAAGTTTGGCCATTGCAGCCGCATCTATTTTGGCAAAAACGGCTCGAGACCATTATATGGAAGATCTTGATGGTAAGTACCCTGAATATGGATTTGCACAACATTCAGGGTACGGTACGAAACAGCACTTAGAAGCGCTTCAGCAATTTGGTCCAACCATTCACCACAGAAGAACATTTGAACCAATTAAGACTATGATTGAAAAAAGGGAGTGA
- the ylqF gene encoding ribosome biogenesis GTPase YlqF, whose amino-acid sequence MTIQWFPGHMAKARRQVSESLKLVDIVFELVDARLPMSSRNPMIDEVIHQKPRLLILNKQDMADEQETRRWIQYFDERGFKAVAINSLEGKGLQAVTKAAQEILADKWARMKAKGMKPRAIRAMIVGIPNVGKSTLINRLAKKNLAKTGNTPGVTKAQQWIKVGKEIELLDTPGILWPKFEDQLVGYKLALTGAIKDTITNMEDLAVYGLRFLALHYPQRMEERYKLTAVSEDLVETFDHIGKLRRVFGHGGEIDYDQVALLIVRDIRDQNLGKLTFDFVDEQIEKEQLAEAIEKENEERRQKNAEMRRQRKQEQ is encoded by the coding sequence ATGACAATCCAATGGTTCCCTGGACATATGGCCAAAGCGCGTCGCCAAGTATCAGAAAGCTTAAAATTAGTTGATATAGTATTTGAATTGGTAGACGCTCGCCTACCTATGTCTTCAAGAAATCCAATGATTGATGAAGTAATCCATCAAAAACCGAGATTACTTATATTAAATAAACAAGATATGGCTGATGAGCAGGAAACACGTCGCTGGATTCAATATTTTGATGAGCGTGGCTTCAAAGCGGTTGCTATAAATTCATTAGAAGGTAAAGGACTACAGGCTGTTACGAAAGCTGCACAAGAAATTTTAGCTGATAAATGGGCGCGTATGAAGGCAAAGGGTATGAAGCCTCGCGCCATTCGTGCAATGATTGTTGGAATTCCAAACGTAGGTAAATCGACATTAATTAATCGATTAGCCAAAAAGAATTTAGCGAAAACAGGAAATACACCCGGTGTTACAAAGGCGCAGCAATGGATTAAAGTAGGAAAAGAAATTGAGCTACTTGATACACCAGGAATTTTATGGCCAAAGTTTGAAGATCAACTGGTAGGTTATAAATTAGCATTAACAGGAGCGATTAAAGATACGATTACAAATATGGAGGATTTAGCCGTTTATGGGTTGCGTTTTTTAGCACTCCATTACCCACAACGTATGGAAGAACGCTATAAGCTTACCGCTGTTTCCGAAGATTTAGTGGAAACCTTTGATCATATCGGAAAGCTACGTCGTGTATTCGGTCATGGTGGAGAAATCGATTACGATCAAGTAGCGCTTTTAATCGTACGTGATATTCGTGATCAAAATTTAGGGAAGCTAACCTTTGATTTTGTGGACGAGCAAATTGAAAAAGAACAGCTAGCTGAAGCAATCGAAAAAGAAAACGAAGAACGACGTCAGAAAAATGCTGAAATGCGTCGTCAACGTAAACAAGAACAATAA
- the lepB gene encoding signal peptidase I yields MEKTEKEKNELWEWTKALLIAFAIAAFIRYFLFTPIVVDGDSMMPTLENGDRMIVNKFSYKIGEPERFDIVVFHAPEQKDYIKRVIGVPGDYVEYKDDQLYINGDPIEEPYLDAYKAQISEGNLTGDFSLKDIDPSLDVIPEGYVFVMGDNRRFSKDSRHIGIVPVEEIVGNTSIIFWPLNEIEIVK; encoded by the coding sequence GTGGAAAAAACTGAAAAAGAAAAAAATGAGCTTTGGGAATGGACAAAAGCGCTACTCATTGCGTTTGCGATTGCAGCATTTATTCGTTACTTTTTATTTACACCGATTGTAGTTGATGGGGATTCGATGATGCCTACCCTTGAAAATGGAGATCGTATGATTGTTAATAAATTCAGTTATAAAATTGGTGAACCAGAGCGTTTTGATATTGTTGTATTCCATGCACCAGAACAAAAAGATTATATTAAGCGTGTCATCGGGGTACCTGGTGACTATGTAGAATATAAGGACGATCAGCTATATATTAATGGTGATCCAATTGAGGAGCCATACTTAGATGCATACAAAGCACAAATTAGTGAAGGAAATCTTACGGGCGATTTTTCGTTAAAGGATATTGATCCATCACTTGATGTTATACCAGAAGGCTATGTATTTGTAATGGGGGATAACCGCCGTTTTAGTAAAGATAGTCGTCATATTGGGATTGTCCCAGTAGAAGAAATAGTAGGAAATACTAGTATTATTTTTTGGCCTTTAAATGAAATTGAAATCGTGAAATAA
- the rplS gene encoding 50S ribosomal protein L19 — MSNIITEITKEQLRSDLPSFRPGDTVKVHVKVVEGTRERIQLFEGVVIKRRGGGVSETFTVRKISYGVGVERTFPVHTPKIAKLEVIRKGKVRRAKLYYLRNLRGKAARIKEIR; from the coding sequence ATGTCAAACATTATTACAGAAATCACAAAAGAACAACTACGTTCTGATCTACCTTCATTCCGTCCTGGTGACACTGTTAAGGTACACGTTAAAGTTGTTGAGGGTACTCGTGAGCGTATCCAATTATTCGAAGGTGTAGTTATCAAACGTCGTGGCGGCGGAGTTAGCGAAACTTTCACAGTACGTAAAATTTCTTACGGCGTTGGTGTAGAACGTACTTTCCCAGTACACACTCCAAAAATCGCTAAATTAGAAGTTATTCGTAAAGGTAAAGTACGTCGTGCTAAACTTTACTACTTACGTAACCTACGTGGTAAAGCAGCTCGTATTAAAGAAATTCGATAA
- the trmD gene encoding tRNA (guanosine(37)-N1)-methyltransferase TrmD, producing the protein MKIHVLSLFPDMFTGVFGSSILKKAQEKQAVELTVTDIREFSENKHKQVDDYPYGGGAGMVLKPEPMFNAVEAITEGRKPRVILMCPQGERFTQKKAEELAEEQDLVFLCGHYEGYDERIRQHLVTDEISIGDFVLTGGELPAMTVIDAVVRLLPGVLGQQDSHIQDSFSTGLLEHPHYTRPADFRGLKVPDVLLSGNHAKIEEWREEQSFKRTLERRPDLLEALELTPKQLKIIEKIKAEM; encoded by the coding sequence ATGAAAATCCATGTATTAAGTTTATTTCCAGACATGTTTACAGGAGTATTCGGCTCCTCTATTTTAAAGAAAGCACAAGAAAAACAAGCAGTCGAGCTTACTGTTACAGATATTCGTGAATTTAGTGAAAATAAGCATAAACAAGTAGATGATTACCCATATGGCGGTGGTGCAGGAATGGTATTAAAGCCTGAGCCAATGTTTAACGCTGTAGAGGCCATCACAGAAGGTCGTAAGCCTCGCGTTATTCTCATGTGCCCACAAGGTGAACGCTTCACGCAAAAGAAGGCTGAGGAGCTTGCAGAGGAGCAAGATTTAGTGTTCCTATGTGGTCATTATGAAGGATATGATGAACGTATTCGTCAACATTTGGTGACCGATGAAATTTCCATTGGAGATTTTGTGTTAACGGGTGGCGAGCTTCCTGCAATGACAGTAATTGATGCAGTTGTTCGTTTATTACCGGGTGTACTTGGGCAACAGGATTCACATATACAAGATTCTTTTTCGACAGGCTTATTAGAGCACCCTCATTATACACGTCCAGCTGATTTTAGAGGTCTAAAGGTACCAGATGTTTTGTTATCAGGCAATCATGCTAAGATTGAAGAATGGCGTGAGGAGCAATCATTTAAGCGTACATTAGAGCGTCGCCCAGACCTTTTAGAAGCGCTAGAATTGACTCCAAAGCAATTAAAAATCATCGAAAAAATTAAAGCTGAAATGTAA
- the rimM gene encoding ribosome maturation factor RimM (Essential for efficient processing of 16S rRNA) translates to MEWFNVGRIVNTHGIRGELRILSTTDFEEERFAVGSKLAAFKKDDKKPTWVTIASSRRHKNFVLVTFEGMENINLVEPFKEGMLKVTMDQLADDELEENEYYYFEIKDCEVYSEEGELIGVITDILETGANDVWEVKATGGKKHYIPYIEDIVKEINVEEKKIIIHVMDGLL, encoded by the coding sequence ATGGAATGGTTTAATGTTGGACGTATTGTCAATACGCATGGGATTCGTGGAGAGTTACGAATTTTATCGACAACTGATTTTGAAGAAGAACGCTTTGCAGTAGGTTCAAAATTAGCTGCATTTAAAAAAGATGATAAAAAGCCTACATGGGTAACAATTGCTTCTTCTCGCCGACATAAAAATTTTGTTTTAGTCACGTTTGAAGGTATGGAAAACATCAATTTAGTAGAGCCTTTCAAAGAAGGGATGCTAAAGGTAACGATGGACCAACTAGCTGATGATGAACTAGAAGAAAACGAATATTATTATTTCGAAATTAAAGATTGCGAAGTGTACTCAGAAGAAGGCGAACTCATTGGGGTTATAACAGATATTTTAGAAACAGGTGCAAATGATGTATGGGAAGTAAAGGCTACAGGTGGCAAAAAGCATTACATTCCTTACATTGAGGACATCGTAAAAGAAATTAATGTTGAAGAAAAGAAAATCATTATTCACGTAATGGATGGCTTACTATAA
- a CDS encoding KH domain-containing protein, producing the protein MQQLIEAIVKPLVDYPEDVRIETDESSNRVVYKLFVHPEDRGKVIGKQGRVAKAIRTIVYSAAGGHQKKKTYVDILD; encoded by the coding sequence ATGCAGCAGCTGATTGAAGCAATTGTTAAACCATTAGTCGATTATCCGGAGGACGTTCGTATTGAGACGGACGAATCTTCTAATCGAGTTGTTTATAAGCTTTTTGTTCATCCAGAGGATCGAGGGAAAGTCATAGGCAAACAAGGACGAGTTGCGAAAGCAATTCGTACGATTGTGTACTCAGCAGCTGGCGGTCACCAGAAGAAAAAGACTTACGTCGATATATTGGATTAG